From the Daucus carota subsp. sativus chromosome 8, DH1 v3.0, whole genome shotgun sequence genome, one window contains:
- the LOC108199552 gene encoding calmodulin-binding transcription activator 6: protein MEGAVPVRLVGSEIHGFHTMADLDIGNVMEEAKSRWLRPNEIHAILCNHKHFTIYVRPVNLPPAGMMVLFDRKMLRNFRKDGHNWKKKKDGKTVKEAHEHLKVGNDERIHVYYAHGEDNPTFVRRCYWLLDKKLEHIVLVHYRDTHESQGSPAAPIPSNSCSILSEPPASRILSEESNSVVNEIYYTSEKAYLEPTETIQDHETRLHEINTLDWEELVVPEDPNKLNAPETGILSHFEQQNPYEMNFHRNNSNLLSTNIYSAEHNSLEKFSDLVVGSNLDHSNTLSNVYSDIVDGQINSDLQKNGHKALNAVCGDSLDTISRNGFQTQDSFGRWMNCVITDSPDSAFTGDRNLESSISNGQETSALGDQQQSSFSEQIFSITDVSPASALTTEETKILVVGYFHQAQSPFEKCNLFCVCGDECVTAELVQPGVYRSFVSPHEPGVFDLYLSFDGQNPISQVVTFEYKSPPTEKLVNQSDDESKWKEFRYQMRLAHLLFSTSRRSNTLSTKLSPNALKEAKFFAQKASQIGSNWTSFLKCIKENKLSFPQAKDNLFELTLQNRLQEWLLERVVERCKATDYDDQGQGVIHLCAILGYKWAVPQFVLSGLSLDYRDKFGWTALHWAAYCGREDMVAILLSAGAKANLVTDPTSENPGGCTAADLASKNGYDGLGAYLAEKGLVQHFEDMNLAGNVSGSLQITTTNPTSPGIFTEEELYLKDTLAAYRTAADAAARIQAAFREQSLKVQADAAKFSSPEDEARHIVAAMKIQHAYRKHDTRKKMVAAVKIQHRFHTWKMRKDFLNLRRQTIKIQAVFRGYQVRKQYKKIVFAVGVLEKAILRWRMKRKGFRGLQVSPDEAAKDPKQEDVLEDFFKASRKQAEERVERSVVRVQSMFRSKRAQEDYRRMKLAHNKANLEYEGLLHPDTDMG, encoded by the exons ATGGAAGGTGCCGTACCTGTACGACTTGTTGGCTCCGAGATTCATGGTTTTCATACCATGGCAG ACTTAGATATTGGTAACGTGATGGAGGAAGCTAAGTCAAGATGGCTCCGACCAAATGAGATTCATGCAATACTTTGTAATCACAAGCATTTCACCATCTACGTTAGGCCAGTAAATTTACCACCAg CTGGCATGATGGTGTTGTTTGACCGAAAGATGCTGAGGAACTTCCGAAAAGATGGACATAAttggaagaagaaaaaagaTGGGAAGACAGTTAAAGAAGCTCATGAACACTTGAAA GTTGGCAATGATGAGAGAATTCATGTATACTATGCACATGGCGAGGATAACCCGACTTTTGTTCGCAGATGCTATTGGCTACTTGATAA AAAATTGGAACACATTGTCCTAGTGCACTATCGCGACACTCATGAG TCACAGGGTTCACCAGCCGCACCAATACCTTCCAACTCTTGCTCAATCCTTTCTGAACCACCTGCTTCTCGGATTTTATCAGAAGAATCTAATTCTGTGGTTAATGAAATATACTATACAAGCGAGAAAGCATATTTAG AACCAACTGAGACCATCCAAGATCATGAAACCAGACTTCACGAGATTAATACACTTGATTGGGAAGAACTTGTGGTGCCAGAAGATCCCAACAAGTTAAATGCACCTGAAACTG GAATATTATCACACTTTGAGCAACAGAATCCATATGAAATGAATTTCCATAGAAATAAT AGCAACCTTCTATCAACCAATATATATTCTGCAGAACACaattcattagaaaaattttctgatcTAGTTGTTGGGAGTAACTTGGATCATTCCAATACTTTAAGCAATGTTTACTCTGATATTGTGGATGGCCAAATCAATTCAGATTTGCAGAAAAATGGTCATAAAGCACTGAATGCAGTTTGTGGTGACTCCTTGGACACCATAAGCAGAAACGGATTCCAAACTCAAGACAGCTTTGGAAGATGGATGAACTGCGTCATTACTGATTCTCCAGATTCAGCGTTCACAGGTGATCGAAATCTAGAATCTTCTATTTCAAACGGTCAGGAAACATCTGCGTTGGGGGATCAACAGCAGTCATCATTCTCAGAGCAAATATTCAGTATAACAGATGTTTCTCCTGCATCCGCTCTTACAACTGAAGAAACAAAG ATTCTAGTTGTGGGATATTTTCATCAAGCGCAATCCCCATTTGAGAAGTGCAACTTATTTTGTGTATGTGGAGATGAATGCGTTACTGCAGAACTTGTTCAGCCTGGAGTGTACCGTTCCTTTGTTTCACCACACGAGCCTGGAGTATTTGATCTCTATTTGAGCTTTGATGGCCAGAATCCTATTAGTCAAGTTGTAACCTTTGAGTATAAATCCCCTCCAACGGAAAAGTTGGTCAATCAGTCAGATGATGAATCTAAGTGGAAGGAATTTCGGTATCAAATGAGGCTTGCTCATTTACTCTTCTCTACGTCAAGGAGATCTAACACATTGTCCACGAAGCTATCCCCAAATGCCCTCAAAGAGGCCAAGTTCTTTGCTCAGAAAGCATCTCAAATTGGCAGTAACTGGACATCTTTTTTGAAGTGTATAAAGGAGAATAAATTATCATTCCCACAAGCAAAAGACAACTTGTTTGAGCTCACTTTACAGAATAGATTACAGGAGTGGCTGTTAGAAAGAGTTGTAGAAAGGTGTAAAGCCACTGATTATGATGATCAAGGCCAAGGAGTAATTCACCTTTGTGCTATACTGGGTTATAAATGGGCCGTACCTCAATTTGTGCTATCGGGTTTATCATTAGATTATCGGGACAAATTTGGGTGGACAGCTCTTCATTGGGCTGCATATTGTGGAAG GGAGGACATGGTTGCGATTCTTCTATCTGCTGGGGCAAAGGCAAATTTGGTCACTGACCCCACTTCAGAAAACCCGGGTGGATGCACAGCAGCTGATCTTGCTTCCAAAAATGGTTATGATGGTTTGGGGGCATATCTTGCAGAAAAGGGATTAGTGCAGCATTTTGAAGACATGAACTTAGCTGGAAACGTCAGTGGTTCACTGCAGATTACTACAACTAATCCTACTAGCCCGGGGATATTTACAGAGGAGGAGCTGTATTTAAAGGATACTTTGGCAGCCTATCGAACAGCTGCGGATGCAGCAGCTCGCATCCAGGCTGCATTTAGGGAGCAATCACTAAAGGTGCAAGCAGATGCAGCCAAGTTTTCCAGTCCGGAGGATGAAGCACGCCATATAGTTGCAGCGATGAAGATCCAACATGCATATCGCAAACATGACACGCGGAAAAAGATGGTTGCTGCTGTTAAAATCCAACACAGGTTCCACACTTGGAAGATGCGAaaagattttctcaatttgcgTCGTCAAACGATCAAAATTCAA GCTGTTTTCCGAGGTTACCAAGTGCGGAAACAGTACAAAAAGATTGTATTTGCAGTCGGAGTGCTTGAAAAGGCAATATTACGTTGGCGAATGAAGAGGAAAGGTTTCCGTGGTCTTCAGGTTAGTCCAGATGAAGCTGCGAAAGACCCAAAACAAGAAGATGTACTTGAGGACTTCTTTAAAGCTAGCAGGAAACAAGCTGAAGAGCGCGTTGAGAGATCTGTTGTACGTGTTCAATCCATGTTCCGTTCTAAACGAGCACAAGAAGATTATAGGAGAATGAAACTAGCTCATAATAAAGCCAAT CTGGAATATGAAGGGCTTCTTCATCCTGACACTGACATGGGTTGA
- the LOC108197692 gene encoding large ribosomal subunit protein eL29z, with protein MAKSKNHTAHNQSAKAHKNGIKKPRKQRNISTRGMDPKFLRNQRYARKHNNKAAEGSAEE; from the exons atggCCAAGTCGAAGAATCACACAGCACACAATCAGTCAGCCAAAGCGCACAAGAATGGTATCAAGAAGCCCCGGAAGCAACGTAACATCTCCACACGTGGC ATGGACCCGAAGTTTTTGAGGAACCAGAGGTATGCGAGGAAGCATAACAACAAGGCTGCTGAAGGCTCTGCAGAAGAGTGA